The following are encoded in a window of Spiroplasma tabanidicola genomic DNA:
- a CDS encoding ImmA/IrrE family metallo-endopeptidase: protein MIKYNKKTNIFQKYSFKNALLLMSQSKNITELKTYNAWQKGGVNVNKGAKALYVLSPLPMCKEHGIASKCGSNKCVDTYMKYKKQPLFDAKQTNLKEEEINKIVEENFQNKIKNPEFNYLVEYLQSIKPFALNYSLSEKGEAGYTDGKKINISVDSDPDLKNQTLLHEFGHIYLEHNTDNLGYEGHIRGVKETQAEMFAWVSEKM, encoded by the coding sequence TTGATTAAATACAATAAAAAAACCAATATTTTTCAAAAATACTCATTTAAAAATGCATTACTTTTAATGAGTCAGTCCAAAAATATAACTGAGTTAAAAACATATAACGCATGACAAAAAGGAGGAGTCAATGTCAACAAAGGAGCAAAAGCTTTATATGTTTTATCTCCCCTACCAATGTGTAAAGAACATGGAATAGCATCAAAGTGCGGTTCAAATAAATGTGTAGATACATATATGAAATATAAAAAACAACCCCTTTTTGATGCTAAACAAACCAATTTAAAAGAAGAAGAGATAAATAAAATTGTTGAAGAAAACTTTCAAAATAAAATAAAAAATCCAGAGTTTAATTATCTTGTTGAATACTTACAATCTATTAAACCTTTTGCCCTTAATTATAGTCTTAGCGAAAAAGGAGAAGCTGGTTATACAGATGGTAAAAAAATCAATATATCAGTTGATAGTGATCCGGATTTAAAAAATCAAACTTTACTACATGAATTTGGTCATATATATTTAGAACACAATACAGATAATTTAGGTTACGAAGGACACATTCGTGGTGTTAAAGAAACACAAGCTGAAATGTTTGCTTGAGTAAGTGAAAAAATGTAG